The Candidatus Zixiibacteriota bacterium sequence GCCTCAAAGGGGCGCAGAACCGTCTCTATTTATTAAAAGCCGGGACCCGCCCGGAAGAGATTAAAGCGAAAGAAGCCGAAATCGACCGTCTTAAAAGCCAGATAGACTTCCATTCCCGTCAACAGGATGCCTACGAGATTAAGGCGACCATTTCGGGCATGGTGCTTCATCTCGATACCGGGGAGACCGTGTGCGAAATCGCCAACCTGGACACGGTGGAAGCGATGATTACTCTGTCGGAAAAAGAACTGGCCGATATCGGCCTGGGGCAAAAAGTGAAATTCAAAGTGCGCGGATATCCCGAGTTATCTTTCTACGGTGATGTCTATCGGATTGACAATAAGATTGTGGAGAATGTCAATGGGGAGCGAGTCTTTCAGACCGCCTGTCTGGTGCCTAATGACGCTCATCTTCTCCGACCGGGAATGACCGGTGTCGCCAATGTGTACTGCGGCAAGAGAAAAGTCGGTCATCATATATACCGCAAATTTTTCCGCACCATCCGCACCGAGTTCTGGGACTGGTTTGACTGGTTATAAGCCCGGTAAGCCCCGGCTAAAATATCCTCTTGATTAACAAGTCGCCAATCCAGGTCGCGTTGGAAAAACGGGACGAAACCGGGCGGGAGCGGCTCTATGACCGCGTTATTTTCTTTTCTACTATCATTGTATCTCCTATATTGGCGTCAGGTATGAACAGCAGCCTGATTTCAGAGCTCTCCGCCAAAGGGTACTGGCCCGCGCTCGCAATGGAATATTTTCTGGAGAAGAAATTCTCCCGGGCAATCGAGCTTTGCCGCCTGAGACTCTCGGAATGTCCGGAACTGATTTCGGGGCGAACAATCCTTGCCCGGGCGTTGTTTCATACCGGGCAGATGGAATTGTCGCAGCAGGAGTTTTACCGAGTACTGGAGAAAGACCCGGACAATCTCGTGGCGCTGAAATATCTGGGAGATATCAAATTCTATTCCGGCGACAGCGCCAGCGCCTTTTCATATTATGAGCGATTTCTCCTGACGGCACCCGCTTCCGAAGGACTGGCGTCGTCGATAGCCGACCGACCTTTTACGGCAACCAAAATTGTAATGCTCCGTAAGGGAGAAGATAAGAGAGATACCGCCGAGGAAAAATTGCGCGATATACCGTTCCGAACCGAAACTCTGGGAAACCTCCTGATGGCGCAAGGGTACTATCGCCTGGCTCTGAAAGTGTTCAATGAACTGGCGGAAGCCGGTATCAACCCCCGAATTTCCGAGAAGATTGAAATAATAGAAGCATCATTAAGCAAGGACAAGAAAAATGCATAAGAAACGAATTGAAAAAATACAGAGACAACTCGCTGCGGAAAATCTTGATGGTTTCCTGGTGAATCGGCTGGTGCATATTCGATATCTCTGCGGATACAGCGGCTCTTCGGGGCTTCTGATTGTCAGAGAAAAAGACGCCTTCTTTCTCACCGATTTCAGATACAAGGACCAGGCCGCCAAAGAGGTCAAAGGGGCAAAAGTCATAATTACGAAAGGGGACGCGATTTCCGAGTTGAAAGACCTCAAGCAGTTCCAGGGGAAAAATCTTAGATACGGTTTCGAATCGGCGCACGTGACACACGGCGAATTGCAGAGAATTCAAAACGGCTTAGCCGGCGCCTTGCTCGTTCCGGCGACCGATATGGTGGAGCAATTCTCGGTGATAAAAGACGCCGATGAGATTGCCTCGCTGCAAAAAGCGATGGATATAACTGATACCGCTTTCGAACGAATCCTGGGATACCTTCGTCCCGGTCTCAGGGAAAACGAAGTCCGCGCGGAACTGGAATACCAGATGATGACCCTTGGTTCGGAGAAGCCGGCATTTGAGACCATTGTGGCATCGGGATACCGCTCTGCCATGCCTCACGGGGTGGCATCGAAAAAGAAAATCGCCAGAGGAGACTTTGTCACTTTTGACTTCGGAGCTATGTATAACGGATATACCGCCGACCTCACCAGAACTGTGGTAGTCGGCAAAGCCAGCGA is a genomic window containing:
- a CDS encoding Xaa-Pro peptidase family protein, whose translation is MHKKRIEKIQRQLAAENLDGFLVNRLVHIRYLCGYSGSSGLLIVREKDAFFLTDFRYKDQAAKEVKGAKVIITKGDAISELKDLKQFQGKNLRYGFESAHVTHGELQRIQNGLAGALLVPATDMVEQFSVIKDADEIASLQKAMDITDTAFERILGYLRPGLRENEVRAELEYQMMTLGSEKPAFETIVASGYRSAMPHGVASKKKIARGDFVTFDFGAMYNGYTADLTRTVVVGKASDRQRKVYNIVLRAQLAAIKKVRHGVEGKMVDKVARDIINKAGFGKNFGHGLGHGLGVYIHSKPNVGPRSTDTLKSGMVITIEPGIYISGWGGVRIEDDVLVTTRGGRVMTRSPKNLFEL